From Posidoniimonas polymericola, a single genomic window includes:
- the tssF gene encoding type VI secretion system baseplate subunit TssF, translating to MSDALYPYYEEQLHYIRREAEEFAKQYPAAAGQLLLERNQSRDPHVERLIEAFALLSARVEKKLDDEFPEITDGLLSTLYPQYLAPIPSMAIAQFEADPASPQPTGVKLARGAGVRTQPVDGSPCRYRTCYPVTLWPIDVVDAAIEFPPFDRSLTPPANTAAVLRISLQTHADLMFGELSLDTLRFRLEGDDALMASLYEAMLNKASRVEVRTCEADGRRLLMSASAEQTLHPVGFGDDESLLPTPPQSGKAYQLLTELFAFPEKFGFIDIAGLAGALPNAGRRIDLVIFLEEADERLAREVNAGVFRLGCTPIVNLFEKVCEPIRLTHTKHEYPILPDVHQREIIEVYSVDRVTGVAPGVQTRFAPLYGLNHENSWSGEEEARAFWHTRRRPSQRPDDHGTDLALRLVDLDFKPTMPAEQTVTVHATCTNRGLPRRISASPSALELQMETATPVRSARCLRKPTAPINPPLGAAAYWRLVSHLSLNHLSLTDGRLALPAFQEILRLYDFVDGATNRTRAIANSEMIDGVLSLSAGRTVCRIGDAANGGVCRGIGVELELDEQNFRGVGAFLFGSVLERFFAEYATINSFTRLTLTTKQRGVVKAWSPRSGGIELL from the coding sequence ATGAGCGACGCGCTGTACCCCTACTACGAAGAGCAGCTGCACTACATCCGCCGCGAGGCGGAGGAGTTCGCCAAGCAGTACCCGGCCGCGGCCGGCCAGCTGCTGCTCGAGCGCAACCAGAGCCGCGACCCGCACGTCGAGCGGTTGATCGAGGCCTTCGCCCTGCTTAGTGCGAGGGTCGAGAAGAAGCTCGACGACGAGTTCCCCGAGATCACCGACGGCCTGCTGTCGACGCTCTACCCCCAGTACCTGGCCCCGATCCCGTCGATGGCGATCGCCCAGTTCGAGGCCGACCCGGCCAGCCCGCAGCCGACCGGCGTGAAGCTGGCCCGTGGCGCGGGGGTGCGGACGCAGCCGGTGGACGGATCGCCGTGCCGGTACCGGACCTGCTACCCGGTCACGCTGTGGCCGATTGACGTGGTCGACGCGGCGATCGAGTTCCCGCCGTTCGACCGCTCGCTAACGCCCCCCGCGAACACCGCGGCGGTGCTGCGGATCAGCCTGCAGACCCACGCCGATCTGATGTTTGGCGAGCTGTCGCTGGATACTTTGCGGTTCCGGCTCGAGGGCGACGACGCCCTCATGGCGAGTCTGTACGAGGCCATGCTGAACAAGGCCTCGCGCGTCGAGGTGCGGACCTGCGAGGCGGACGGACGACGGCTGCTGATGTCGGCGTCGGCGGAGCAGACGCTGCACCCGGTTGGTTTCGGCGACGACGAGTCGCTGCTGCCGACGCCGCCGCAATCGGGCAAGGCCTACCAGCTGCTCACCGAGTTGTTCGCCTTCCCGGAAAAGTTTGGGTTCATTGACATCGCCGGCCTGGCCGGGGCGCTTCCCAACGCGGGGCGGCGGATCGACCTGGTGATCTTCCTTGAGGAAGCCGACGAACGCCTAGCCCGAGAGGTCAACGCCGGCGTGTTCCGCCTCGGCTGCACGCCGATCGTGAACCTGTTCGAAAAGGTCTGCGAGCCGATCCGGCTGACGCACACCAAGCACGAGTACCCCATCCTCCCGGACGTGCACCAACGGGAGATAATCGAGGTCTACAGCGTCGACCGCGTGACCGGCGTCGCGCCCGGCGTGCAGACGCGGTTCGCACCCCTGTACGGCTTGAACCATGAGAACTCCTGGTCGGGCGAAGAAGAAGCGCGGGCGTTCTGGCACACCCGCCGCAGGCCGAGCCAGCGGCCCGACGACCACGGGACCGACCTGGCGTTGCGGCTGGTCGACCTCGATTTCAAGCCCACGATGCCCGCCGAGCAGACCGTGACCGTGCACGCAACGTGCACCAATCGGGGCCTGCCGAGGAGGATTTCCGCCAGCCCGTCGGCGCTCGAACTGCAGATGGAGACCGCCACGCCCGTGCGTTCGGCCCGCTGCCTGCGGAAGCCGACCGCACCGATCAACCCGCCGCTTGGCGCCGCGGCGTACTGGCGGTTGGTGTCGCATCTGTCGCTGAACCACCTGTCGCTGACCGACGGCCGTCTGGCTCTGCCCGCCTTCCAAGAGATCCTGCGGCTGTACGACTTCGTCGACGGCGCCACCAACCGCACCCGGGCGATCGCCAACAGCGAGATGATCGACGGCGTACTATCGCTGTCCGCTGGGCGGACCGTGTGCCGGATCGGCGACGCCGCCAACGGCGGTGTCTGCCGCGGCATCGGGGTCGAGCTAGAGCTGGACGAACAGAACTTCCGTGGCGTGGGCGCGTTCCTGTTTGGTTCCGTGCTGGAGCGGTTCTTTGCCGAGTACGCCACGATCAACTCATTCACGCGTCTGACCCTCACCACAAAGCAACGCGGCGTCGTGAAGGCCTGGTCGCCTCGCTCGGGCGGGATTGAGCTGCTATGA
- the tssG gene encoding type VI secretion system baseplate subunit TssG, with protein MSMAADKPNTGQPKCSVEQQLFADPCAFDFFQAVSLLEKRQSAERTPGTPAAKFATPASTAFPASAIEALEHGESPAEPPRMTVNFMGLTGPSGVLPRHYTELLVQIESRLRDATKRTLGAWYDLFSNRFVAQFFRGWAKCRIDRGVADGRAELVKPDAFTGSLYSLIGLGQARLRDRLSVADANGTVRDRVRDPALVRHAGLLSGRRRPAREVAAMLSDYFQAPITILQFQGQWLELAACDRSRIGVNGAANRLGVDCVLGQRVWDRQSRVRVRVGPLCGERFKEFLPAVNDADARPRFVSLCQMVRLAIGSELDFDVQLVLREQDAPRLEARTEQPAARLGWNSWLSAGPLGRDGDDPVFEPIES; from the coding sequence ATGAGTATGGCCGCCGACAAGCCGAACACGGGGCAGCCGAAGTGCTCGGTCGAGCAGCAGCTCTTTGCCGACCCCTGCGCGTTCGACTTCTTCCAGGCGGTGTCGCTGCTAGAGAAACGTCAGTCGGCCGAACGGACTCCGGGCACGCCCGCCGCTAAGTTCGCTACGCCGGCCTCAACCGCGTTCCCGGCGAGCGCTATCGAGGCACTGGAGCACGGCGAGAGCCCGGCCGAGCCGCCGCGGATGACGGTGAATTTCATGGGGCTGACAGGCCCCAGTGGCGTGCTGCCGCGGCACTACACCGAGCTGCTGGTGCAGATCGAGAGCCGGCTCCGCGATGCCACCAAGCGGACGCTGGGCGCCTGGTACGACCTGTTCAGCAACCGTTTCGTGGCCCAGTTCTTCCGCGGGTGGGCCAAGTGCCGGATCGACCGTGGCGTGGCCGATGGCCGCGCCGAGCTGGTCAAGCCCGACGCGTTCACGGGATCGCTCTACAGCCTGATCGGCCTCGGCCAGGCGCGGCTCCGCGACCGGCTGAGCGTCGCCGACGCCAACGGGACGGTCCGCGACCGCGTCCGCGATCCCGCCCTGGTGCGGCACGCCGGGCTGCTGTCCGGCCGACGCCGTCCGGCCCGGGAAGTTGCCGCGATGCTTTCGGACTACTTCCAGGCGCCAATCACGATCTTGCAGTTCCAGGGGCAGTGGCTCGAGCTGGCCGCGTGCGACCGCTCGCGGATCGGCGTGAACGGCGCCGCGAACCGGCTGGGGGTCGACTGTGTGCTGGGGCAGCGGGTCTGGGACCGCCAGAGCCGCGTCCGGGTGCGGGTGGGACCGCTCTGCGGTGAGCGGTTCAAGGAGTTCTTGCCCGCGGTCAACGACGCCGACGCCCGCCCGCGGTTTGTGTCGTTGTGTCAGATGGTGCGGCTGGCGATCGGTTCGGAACTCGACTTCGACGTGCAGCTAGTGCTCCGCGAGCAAGACGCGCCCCGCCTAGAGGCCCGCACAGAGCAGCCCGCAGCGCGGCTCGGCTGGAACAGCTGGCTCTCGGCCGGCCCGTTGGGACGCGACGGCGACGACCCTGTGTTCGAGCCCATCGAGTCATAA
- the tssK gene encoding type VI secretion system baseplate subunit TssK, whose product MCEHSVHWHEGMFLTPHHFQAADRRNAQLRQLGSQWDSHYNWGLRAVEIDADALANHRLVVRRLRARMPDGELLSFPEDASLPVLDLQAALRKHERVTIYLALPLENDTRPNTTANGADLVARRVIDTRQTLDENSGDQPQPIQVLRPNARLLVTGDDLAGFVVLPIGGVRRSESSTGSPVVDHEFIPPLLSCDAWPPLHQGVLGRLLDRIEKKAEVIGSQAAARQIGFDSAGPGERLMLEQLRELNAATAVLRIDATSQGVAPLTLYRELARVVGRLSIFGPRGQLTPLPAYDHDDLAGCFLAVRAAIEGLLERVTQPAYQERLFTRKEMLLRADLDPAWLHSGRSLFVGVQSSLPADEVERLLSTGRNIKFGCANRADSLFLMGQAGLEPRRVVHTPRALPVRKGLQFYTLSADAAPEEWRHVERSMTVAARLSEQLLVDEFADSGSVVIDVDGKAATLRMSLFAVEDETAGAPTGVEANEPAELAAL is encoded by the coding sequence ATGTGCGAGCACTCCGTCCATTGGCACGAGGGGATGTTTCTCACGCCGCACCACTTCCAGGCGGCCGACCGACGCAACGCCCAGCTGCGGCAGCTGGGGTCGCAGTGGGACTCGCACTACAACTGGGGCCTCCGCGCCGTCGAGATCGACGCCGACGCCCTGGCCAACCACCGGCTGGTGGTCCGCCGCCTGAGGGCGCGGATGCCGGACGGCGAGCTGCTGTCCTTCCCCGAGGACGCCAGCCTGCCGGTGCTCGACCTCCAGGCAGCCCTGCGGAAGCACGAGCGGGTCACCATCTACCTCGCCCTGCCGCTAGAGAACGACACCCGCCCCAACACCACCGCCAACGGCGCCGACCTGGTCGCCCGCCGCGTGATCGACACCCGGCAGACACTCGACGAGAACTCCGGCGACCAGCCGCAGCCGATCCAGGTGCTGCGGCCCAACGCCAGGCTGCTGGTGACCGGCGACGACCTCGCTGGCTTCGTGGTGCTGCCGATCGGCGGCGTCCGGCGGTCGGAATCGTCGACCGGCAGCCCAGTAGTCGACCACGAGTTCATCCCGCCGCTGCTTTCCTGCGACGCCTGGCCCCCGCTGCACCAGGGTGTGCTGGGACGGCTGCTCGACCGGATTGAGAAGAAGGCCGAGGTGATTGGTTCGCAGGCCGCCGCCCGGCAGATCGGCTTCGACAGCGCGGGCCCCGGCGAGCGGCTCATGCTCGAGCAGCTCCGCGAGCTCAACGCCGCGACCGCCGTGCTCCGCATCGACGCTACTTCACAGGGCGTCGCCCCACTGACGCTGTACCGCGAGCTCGCCCGGGTGGTGGGTCGGTTGTCGATCTTCGGACCAAGGGGCCAGCTAACGCCACTGCCGGCGTACGACCACGACGACCTGGCCGGCTGCTTCCTCGCCGTGCGGGCGGCGATCGAGGGGCTGCTCGAGCGGGTCACCCAGCCCGCTTACCAAGAGCGGCTGTTCACCCGCAAGGAGATGCTGCTGCGGGCCGACCTCGACCCGGCCTGGCTGCACTCGGGGCGGTCGCTGTTTGTCGGCGTTCAGAGCTCGCTCCCCGCGGACGAGGTCGAGCGGTTGCTATCGACGGGTCGCAACATCAAGTTCGGCTGCGCGAACCGTGCGGACTCGCTGTTCCTGATGGGGCAGGCGGGCCTTGAGCCGCGGCGCGTCGTGCACACGCCGCGGGCGCTGCCGGTCCGCAAGGGCCTGCAGTTCTACACGCTGTCGGCCGACGCGGCGCCGGAGGAGTGGCGGCACGTCGAGCGTTCGATGACGGTCGCCGCCCGGCTGAGCGAGCAGCTGCTGGTCGACGAGTTTGCCGACAGTGGCTCGGTGGTTATCGATGTCGACGGCAAGGCGGCGACGCTCAGGATGTCGCTGTTCGCGGTTGAGGACGAGACCGCCGGCGCCCCGACCGGCGTGGAAGCAAATGAGCCGGCCGAGCTGGCGGCCCTCTAG
- a CDS encoding GGDEF domain-containing protein, which translates to MTDLNSTAIAIENWLDRCRERPARSIALSLAFASLVAVLDFATGDEIPMIVCYLPPVLVVTWVSSLMVGTLLAATCCTAWLVDDILSLEGGGVTAAEIWLASVHGCFFAVFLGMLVRLRAAHENERTLARTDGLTGLINPMAFRERAEDEIARAVRRETTVSAAFIDCDNFKTVNDTLGHLEGDRLLKAIAAGIRATVRKMDVPARMGGDEFAVLLPETSEEQAQLVIERMQAHLDGVMKENNWPVTFSIGVAVYETPPLSVDELIHGADELMYEVKNGAKDAIVLRLVA; encoded by the coding sequence ATGACCGACCTGAACTCCACCGCCATCGCAATCGAGAACTGGTTGGACCGCTGCCGTGAACGTCCGGCCCGCTCGATTGCCCTGTCGCTCGCGTTCGCCTCGCTGGTCGCGGTGCTCGACTTTGCCACCGGCGACGAGATCCCGATGATCGTGTGCTACCTGCCGCCCGTGCTGGTGGTCACCTGGGTGAGCAGCCTGATGGTGGGCACCCTGCTTGCCGCGACCTGCTGCACGGCCTGGCTGGTCGACGACATCCTGTCGTTAGAGGGCGGCGGCGTCACGGCCGCTGAGATCTGGCTGGCGTCGGTGCACGGCTGCTTCTTCGCCGTGTTCCTCGGCATGCTGGTCCGCCTGAGGGCGGCCCATGAGAACGAACGCACCCTCGCCCGCACCGACGGCCTGACAGGTCTGATCAACCCGATGGCGTTCCGCGAGCGGGCCGAGGACGAGATCGCCCGCGCCGTGCGTCGTGAGACGACCGTTTCCGCGGCGTTCATCGACTGCGACAACTTCAAGACCGTCAACGACACGCTCGGCCACCTCGAAGGCGACCGGCTTCTGAAGGCGATCGCCGCCGGCATCCGCGCCACTGTCCGCAAGATGGACGTGCCGGCCCGCATGGGTGGCGACGAGTTCGCCGTCCTGCTTCCCGAGACCAGCGAGGAGCAGGCCCAGCTCGTGATCGAGCGGATGCAGGCTCACCTCGACGGTGTGATGAAGGAGAACAATTGGCCGGTAACCTTCAGCATCGGCGTGGCCGTCTACGAGACCCCGCCGCTGTCGGTCGACGAGCTCATCCACGGCGCCGACGAGCTGATGTACGAGGTGAAGAACGGCGCGAAGGACGCGATCGTCCTGCGCCTGGTCGCCTAG
- a CDS encoding sugar phosphate isomerase/epimerase family protein produces the protein MHRRAFLATAAAASATLSTSARVLADISKSSADLATPPIYKAVKWGMINTDGSVLDKFELCKRLGYHGMELVSPGGPTTAEARAATEATGMPVHGLVDMEHWGTRLSSPDAAVRDRGRAILEQALRDAKAYGGDSVLLVPGKVSGPEETHDHVWQRSITEIRKTLPLASRLGVRMLIENVWNGFCETPEQLRDYLDEIDSPWVGSYFDIGNVRKFGPSEDWIRTLAHRIVKLDVKDWGASNGFCKIGDGDVNWPAVREALREIGYSGWATAEVAGGGEERLADISERMDRVLRS, from the coding sequence ATGCACCGCAGAGCTTTCCTGGCGACTGCCGCGGCAGCGTCCGCGACACTCTCGACCTCAGCACGCGTCCTGGCCGACATCAGCAAGTCGTCCGCCGACCTGGCCACGCCGCCAATCTACAAGGCGGTGAAATGGGGCATGATCAATACCGACGGTTCAGTGCTCGATAAGTTTGAGCTCTGCAAGCGGCTCGGCTACCACGGCATGGAGCTTGTCAGCCCCGGCGGCCCCACCACCGCAGAGGCCCGCGCCGCCACCGAAGCGACCGGCATGCCTGTGCACGGGCTGGTCGACATGGAACACTGGGGCACGCGGCTCTCATCGCCCGACGCAGCGGTCCGCGACCGCGGCCGGGCGATCCTCGAGCAGGCGCTCCGCGACGCCAAGGCCTACGGCGGCGACTCGGTGCTGCTGGTCCCCGGCAAGGTGAGCGGCCCCGAAGAGACCCACGACCACGTCTGGCAACGCTCGATCACCGAGATCCGCAAGACGCTGCCGTTGGCGAGCCGCCTCGGCGTGCGGATGCTGATCGAGAACGTCTGGAATGGCTTCTGCGAAACGCCCGAGCAGCTCCGCGACTACCTCGACGAGATCGACAGCCCGTGGGTTGGCTCGTATTTCGATATCGGCAACGTCCGCAAGTTTGGCCCAAGCGAAGACTGGATCCGCACGCTCGCCCACCGCATCGTCAAGCTTGACGTGAAGGACTGGGGCGCCAGCAACGGGTTCTGCAAGATCGGCGACGGCGACGTCAACTGGCCAGCCGTCCGCGAGGCGCTCCGCGAGATCGGCTATTCAGGCTGGGCGACCGCTGAGGTCGCCGGCGGGGGCGAAGAGCGCCTGGCCGACATCTCGGAGCGGATGGACCGCGTGCTGCGTAGCTAG
- a CDS encoding HAD family hydrolase, translating to MSKISLTTASLWIACAAASSAAESLPSWNDSPAKQAIVNFVERVTTEGSPDYVPPAERIATFDNDGCLWSEQPAYFQLFFAIDRVRATAGDHPEWQTEEAFASVLKGDLKAVAASGEKGLMQLVAATHAGMTTEEFTAEVSAWMAEATHPQTGKRYTEMVFQPMLELLDYLRANGFKTFIVSGGGIEFIRPWAEATYGIPPEQVVGSSLKMKYEVRDGTPVILKLAEIDLIDDKAGKPVGIQGHIGRRPIFAAGNSDGDFQMLEWTTAGEGPRFGMIVHHTDADREWAYDRDSHVGQLDRALDAAPDRGWNVVDMKQDWGVIYPE from the coding sequence ATGAGCAAGATCTCACTAACCACCGCCTCCCTGTGGATCGCCTGCGCAGCTGCCTCGTCGGCGGCCGAGTCGCTCCCCAGCTGGAACGATAGTCCCGCGAAACAGGCGATCGTCAACTTCGTCGAGCGGGTCACCACCGAGGGCTCCCCCGACTACGTTCCGCCGGCCGAGCGGATCGCTACCTTCGACAACGACGGCTGCCTGTGGTCAGAGCAGCCCGCCTACTTCCAGCTCTTTTTCGCTATCGACCGCGTCCGCGCGACGGCCGGCGATCACCCCGAGTGGCAGACCGAGGAGGCGTTCGCGTCGGTGCTCAAGGGCGACCTCAAGGCGGTCGCCGCGTCGGGCGAGAAGGGCCTGATGCAGCTAGTGGCGGCGACCCACGCCGGCATGACCACCGAGGAGTTCACCGCCGAGGTCTCGGCGTGGATGGCCGAGGCCACCCACCCGCAGACCGGCAAGCGTTACACCGAGATGGTCTTCCAGCCGATGCTGGAGCTGCTCGACTACCTGCGAGCCAACGGCTTCAAGACCTTTATCGTCTCCGGGGGCGGCATCGAGTTCATCCGTCCCTGGGCCGAGGCGACCTACGGCATCCCCCCGGAGCAGGTCGTCGGCAGCAGCCTGAAGATGAAGTACGAGGTCCGCGACGGCACGCCTGTCATCCTAAAGCTTGCCGAGATCGACCTCATCGACGACAAGGCCGGCAAGCCGGTCGGCATCCAGGGCCACATCGGCCGCCGCCCGATCTTCGCCGCCGGCAACTCCGACGGCGACTTCCAGATGCTCGAGTGGACCACCGCAGGCGAGGGGCCGCGGTTCGGCATGATCGTCCACCACACCGACGCCGATCGGGAGTGGGCGTACGACCGCGACTCGCACGTCGGCCAGCTCGACCGAGCACTCGACGCCGCGCCGGACAGGGGCTGGAACGTGGTCGACATGAAACAAGATTGGGGCGTCATCTACCCCGAGTAG